From a region of the Candidatus Paceibacterota bacterium genome:
- a CDS encoding ABC transporter ATP-binding protein: MLKVNKLSKHFGSNKAVDNVSFEVKSGEIFSLIGPNSSGKTTIIKTIAGLLQPTAGDIRIANFDVAKNPEEAKALVGYIPDEPSIWPYMTGEEFLFFTEALFGVDEKFRLESMPKLLGEFNLSGLEKQYFEDYSRGNKQKFSIIAAMSHKPKLLLIDEPIVGLDPTSAERAKKMFVEFAKLGGAVLLVTHTLPVAEDISHRIGFLKKGALMAVGTLAELRQRSGLSQDAPLEDVYRKLA, from the coding sequence ATGTTAAAAGTAAACAAATTATCAAAGCATTTCGGCAGCAATAAGGCGGTCGATAATGTCAGCTTCGAAGTAAAGAGCGGAGAGATATTTTCGCTGATCGGTCCGAACAGCTCCGGAAAGACGACGATCATCAAGACGATCGCGGGGCTTCTGCAGCCGACGGCGGGGGATATCCGGATCGCAAATTTTGATGTCGCAAAAAATCCCGAGGAAGCGAAGGCGCTGGTCGGATATATTCCAGATGAACCTTCTATATGGCCCTATATGACAGGCGAAGAATTTTTGTTTTTCACCGAGGCTTTGTTCGGTGTGGACGAAAAGTTCCGCCTGGAAAGCATGCCGAAATTGCTCGGTGAGTTCAATCTGTCGGGGCTGGAAAAGCAGTATTTCGAGGATTATTCGCGTGGCAACAAGCAGAAATTCAGCATTATCGCAGCTATGTCGCACAAGCCCAAACTGCTTCTGATCGACGAACCGATCGTTGGTCTCGATCCGACAAGCGCGGAGCGTGCAAAAAAAATGTTCGTGGAGTTCGCAAAGCTTGGGGGTGCGGTGCTTCTTGTGACCCATACGCTGCCTGTTGCCGAGGATATCTCGCATCGCATCGGATTTCTGAAAAAAGGCGCATTGATGGCCGTCGGGACTTTGGCTGAACTTCGGCAGAGGTCGGGACTCAGCCAGGATGCGCCACTGGAAGATGTTTATAGGAAATTGGCATAG
- a CDS encoding GNAT family protein: MLKGKKVLLRPVKRSDIDHFLKWFNDQEVIRYLSMYLPMTEIGEENWIEEISTSKDSVFFVIEAIGNNRQRKTIGCCGLHNLNAKDQCAEFGIAIGERTYWDCGFGTQAARLLLDYGFMELNLHRVSSGVCDYNERSIAMHERAGFVYEGISREAIYKNGRFWDRINFGMLKVDWEIIRKKENSKKPA, from the coding sequence ATGCTGAAAGGAAAGAAAGTTCTTTTAAGGCCTGTGAAAAGATCCGATATCGATCATTTTCTTAAGTGGTTCAACGATCAGGAGGTAATCCGATATCTGTCGATGTATCTGCCGATGACCGAGATCGGCGAAGAAAATTGGATCGAAGAAATATCAACCAGCAAAGATTCGGTATTTTTCGTTATTGAGGCGATCGGGAATAATCGTCAGAGAAAGACGATAGGATGCTGCGGTTTGCATAATTTGAATGCGAAAGACCAATGCGCCGAATTCGGGATCGCGATCGGCGAAAGAACATACTGGGATTGCGGATTTGGAACGCAAGCTGCACGGTTGCTTCTCGACTATGGTTTCATGGAGCTGAATCTGCACAGAGTATCATCGGGTGTATGTGACTACAATGAAAGAAGCATTGCAATGCACGAGAGGGCCGGCTTTGTTTATGAAGGAATCAGCCGGGAGGCAATATACAAGAACGGAAGATTCTGGGATAGGATAAACTTCGGAATGCTGAAAGTTGACTGGGAGATTATAAGGAAAAAGGAAAATTCAAAGAAGCCTGCGTAA
- a CDS encoding diacylglycerol kinase family protein, giving the protein MKPKTSFIANLGFAFQGIIYSFKERNIRIHYFAAICTIIMGFILDLSRGEWNDLVTIIVVVIAYEMVNTSIETIVDMICPDHNKYAGLSKDLAAGAVLVPAIGAVIIGWNIFLPKIMALYF; this is encoded by the coding sequence ATAAAACCAAAAACATCATTTATAGCGAACTTAGGATTCGCGTTTCAGGGTATAATATATTCATTCAAAGAGCGGAATATCCGCATTCATTATTTTGCCGCAATTTGTACCATTATTATGGGATTTATCCTTGATCTCTCCCGGGGCGAATGGAATGATCTGGTCACGATAATTGTTGTAGTGATCGCATATGAGATGGTAAATACTTCAATAGAGACCATCGTGGACATGATCTGTCCGGATCATAACAAGTATGCGGGACTGTCCAAGGATCTTGCCGCAGGAGCTGTGCTCGTGCCGGCGATCGGAGCCGTTATCATTGGATGGAATATATTTTTACCTAAAATCATGGCTCTGTATTTCTAA